The Setaria viridis chromosome 9, Setaria_viridis_v4.0, whole genome shotgun sequence sequence GACGAGAGAAAGAGTACCCCTATGTGAGCAAAGAGTACAGATCGGAGCAAACTAAGGTGGTTTCTTATAGTGAAACCTATTCATACACGCGTCACCTGAAATATTCCCAAATTTCAAACGTTTGTTATTTAATTAGGAAGTCTTCTAACCAAACAGATGAGATAATAAGTACATATCAAAGGCTATCGTCACGCATCTATAGCTTTGGATTTTCAGGTCAGCGCCAAAGTATCGGAATTTGTGGAAGTCCATAGGGAATCTGAACCCTATGGACTCGATAATGCCACGGGATTCCACCCAACAAAACGATCGCTAGTTCCTTCAGGCACGCTGTAGTACCGGATGCGGCCGCTGTCGCCGGTCGTCAGGTCGCCGTTGTCGTCAAGCTTCGGAGAGAACGTCGTCACTCGAAACAGAAAGGGAGCGTCTACCTCGACCTCACGGtcttccatctccttggcgacaTTGTTCTCCCTGTCCTCGATGCAGACGCTCTCCAGGAGGCAGAACCTGCTCTTGCCCCCCTTGTAGAGGAGGGTGACACCAAAGGTCTCCTCGGCCGTGTCCTCGCTGAGCAGCTTCTCCTTGCTGGAGCCTCCTGGCCGGAGGCTGCCCGTCGCTGCCGGCGTCGGGATCAGCGGGCACCACGTCGACAGCGCAGACGTGGCCGTACCCGTCCTGGTCTCTGTCGCAGCGGATCCCGACCCAGGTGTTCAGCTCGCCGTCGAAGTGCGCGGGCTGGTACCCGCCGCCACTGCTAGGCAGCATCCAGCCGCCGCGCGGTTTCCAGCCGGCGAGCCCCTCCTCCGCATCCCTTTCCTCCGGCATGCGGAAGGAGAGCGTGGCGTTGGGGCAGTACCCGCCGACCCTGACGAAGATGGTTCGGCCATCGGGGTGCACCGCGTAGGAGAGGACGAAGGCGGTGGGGAGCGGCAGACACGGGAGCGCGCGCAGCGTCGGGGCGGCGGAGCActggcccggcgccggcggccacgggcgGAGCAGGCGGAAGGCCTCGTGGCACAGGGTGAAGAGCCCGTCGCCGGCGGGGATGTAGATGGGGTAGTAGGACTCGGTCAGATTCGTCTCCGGACGACGGCCGAAGCCGATGGTCCGCGTGCGGACGTCGAAGACGGTGACGGGGTAGTGCGGCAGCAGGGTTTGGGCGTCCCTGGGATGTATGGCCACGATCTTGGAGTCCGGGGCGGCCACGAAGTGGCAGGGCGACTCGCGCGGCCCCTCCACGTGGAAGATGGGTGGTGGAAGGCACTGCTCGCCTCGCCGGAGCCGCCCGACCCCATCTACATCCCCGCCGGCGGCAGGCTCTTCGGTCTCGCTGCCGGCACCTTCCACCTGCtctacccgccgccgccgcagcatgGCAGAGAGGAGGCCAGGGTGTGGTCGTGGCGGGAGCTCCCCGCCCCGCCGTTCAAGCGCAGGCGCGTCACCTCCTACGCCGTCCACCCCGACGGGCACACCATCTTCGTCAGCATCAAGaagcgcgcctccgccgccaccttcgcCTTCGACACGGCGGAGCGCGCGTTGCGGGACGACATCTGCGGATGGAAGCGGCACGGCAAGTGGGCGCTACCGTTCACCGGCCGCGCGCACTTCGACGCCGAGCTTGACGCCTGGGTCGGGCTCTCCAGGGACCCGGACAGCATCGGCCACCTCTGCTGCTGCGACGCGGTGGCGGTGCCCACCGGCAGCGACGAGCTGTGCCCGGACCGGAAGCTCAGCAAGGAGAAGCTGTTCAGCGAGGACCCGACCGAGAGGCACGTAGGCGCCACGCTCGTCTACATGGGAGGCAGAAGCGAGTTCTGCCTCGTGGAGTGCGTCTCTATCGAGGACGACGACCGtgctgatgatgatgagagGGATAGTGACTGCaacatggaggaggaggacagctGCGCTGATGATATGAGTGACTGCAacatggaggaggaagacgacggctGTGGTGATGAGAGGGATGACTGCGAGCAGGATGGGCAAGACGTGCCATGGACCCGTCGGTATTTGTTTCGTTGACAACTTTTAATCTGAAATATGACAAGAATGCGGACCTGACAACAGGCAGCAGCAGCCGAATTCGATACTACGGAGTGCCAAAAGGATCGACGGAGGTTGTCCTCAGTAATCCGGTGGCATTCTGGATGTGAAAAAACTGAGAAACATCGCATGGACGTGTCGAATATCGTTGGATTTGCGCTACTCATGTACTTCGACTTTCTATTgcgttttttttcttctgatcttTCGCTCACTCTCCTAGTGTACTTTGAACTTGTGCAGTTCTTCTTTCTAATTAGTCAAACCCCTCGTGTCTACAATTTCCTTGTGTCTCCAAACTATCAAACTTTGTATGTGATATGTCGATAACTCACGATTCATTGTTTCAACCAATCATACACGAAACCGTAATGAGATAGGCCTCGCACAAATTGTCGAACAATCTTGACAGCCCAACAATCTCATGAATTAATACtctttctccatttttttttctttttgttcaaaTGGAATTACATACATAGTTCACACTATTAGTGATAGAATTCCGATATATCCAATATTTTCAACACATATTGAATCCTAAGAAAAACTCCGCCTGGATTGGTAAGTATAGCGAGGCCATGCATGACAGTAAACCAAGGAAACTGCTCACCATATATCATCACGAACTGAATAATTCGACACGCGATACGGTACAATTAGCATAATGTTTGTGAGTTTACATCCAGAATGCCACTGGATTCCGATGAAAGCCATTCGAAGCTACTTCAGGCACGCTGTAGTACCGGACCCGGCGGCTGTTGCCGGTGGTCAGGTCGCCATTCTCGTCAAGCTTCAGGGAGAAGGTCGTCACTCGGAACAGATACGTCGGGGGATCCTCTTCCTCGACCTCATCATACTCATAGGCAACATCATCCCTGCCGCCCTTGATGTAGACGCACTCCACCAGGCAGAACCTGCTCTTGCCGCCCATGTAGAGGAGGGTGGCACCCATATGCACCTCGGCCGGGTCCTCGCTGAACAGCTTCTCCTTGCTCAGCTTCCACGCCGGGCGGCGCCCGTAATCGGAGCCGGCGGACACCAGCTCGCAGGCGCAGACGCGGCCGATCTCTTCCGGCCGGTACGCCGAGAGCCCGACCCAGACGTTCAGGTCGCCGTCGAAGTAGCCGCGGCCGCGGAACAGCAGCGCCCACCCGCCGTGGTACCTCCACACGGAGCTCCCGTTCCCCGCCATGTGGAAGCTGTAGGTGGCCTCGTCGTCGGGTATGATCCCGACGCTGACGAAGATGGTCTGCCCGTCGGGGAGCACGACGTGGGAGACGACGTCCGTGCAGTCCGCGGGCGCGTCCGGGAGCTCGCGCCACGACAGGGGGTCCAGCTGGCTGGTGCCGCTGGCGGCGTCCGGCAGCGGCATGTCGAGGACGTGGAAGGAGAAGGCCCCGAGGACGAAGAGCCTGTCGTCGCCGATGGGAAAGTAGGTGGGGCCGAGCGCGTccctgcgcccgccgccgatGGGAAAGTGGGGGATCGGATGAGCGCGTCCCTGGGCAGAGGGGCGAAGGCGAGGGACCGCGCGTGGACGTCGAAGcagctggcgccgccgccgccttccctgAGAATCATGGCCATGATGCTCGAGCCCGCGGCCGAGAAGTAGGGGGACATGATGACGCCGCACGGTGCGGACGCCTCGAAGCGGAAGAGGGATGGTGACAGGCACGGCTGATGGCGCCGGCCTCCGCAACGTCGGCAGCAGCGATCAGACGGCGACAAATCCACCTTGAGGATGCTGTATCCCGATGACCAGTCGTCAAGGACGAGATAAAGGTGTCGCCGCCGCGTCTCCCCGGGGCCGCCGTCGCTGCctcgcccgacgcgccgccgcttcGGCGTCCTGGGCTTTTCCTCGTCGCTTTCTTCCATCACGTCCAGCTGCCGGCAAACCCAAGTGTTCCTCCCCTGTTCGACGGGTCCGTTTCCTTTCGCGCTCCCTTGGTGCTGTCTCAGACCCTGGAAGATCTGCAAGAATTCGAATTCCAACTCATAATTGTGAAACAGAAATCAATCCAGTCCAACCCGACGtctactgcaagtctgcaactcCATCTTGACAAATCCTAACGACATACGAATCCGAGTCCGATTCGGGAAACCACACCACATGTAAGGTAAGAGATGGCCGTCGCCCGTCGGAAAACAATATAACCATCAAACTGGTGGGATGGTCTTTTGCATTTAGCTTCACCCCTGGTGAAGTCgttactgttttttttttagtttgctGTAACGAATCATACTGATAGCTGCACGCTGAGAGCAAAGTGGTTCTGAGCAGATTCTAAAAAGCAAAGCATCAGGATACCATGACACCAGCAAAGCTACATGTGCATAGATAAAGCCAGACTTCAATTCAGAAGTCAGAATTGTTTACCCTCTTCAAACTCGAAATACATTATGAGATAATGAGTAGCACAATCCAGGTACTTTGAAGAGGATATCATGACATGGTGATGTCTCCATACAATGGATTTCAGGTTTTCACATCCAGAAAGCCACCGGATTACTGAGGAGAGCCACAGTCGACTCTTTCGGCACTCTGTAGTATCGAACTCGGCAGCCGCTACCTGTTGTCAGGTCTCCATTCCTGTCATATTTCAGAGCAAAAGTAGTCAAACGAAGCAAATAGCGACGGATCCCGGACGTCACGTCTTGCTCGTGCTCTCTGAGGTCGCAGTCCTTCGTCTCATCAGCAGAGCCGTCGTCCTCCTCATCGTAGTCATACAGCAGGTGATCATGGCAGACGCAGTAGTCTTCCCCCTCCAGGTCGCAGCCATTCCTCTCGTCATCAGAGTCGTCTTCTTCGTAGTCACTCTGCTCACCATCGTCTTCGATGGAGACGCACTGCACGAGGCAGTACTCGCTCCTGCCCCCCGTGTACACTAGGGTGGCACCTACGTGCCTCTCGGTTGGGACATCGCCGAACAGCTTCTCCTTGCTGAGCTTCCGGGCCGGGCACCggctgtcgccgccggcgtcggggtcggcgggcaccaCGTCGCAGGAGGAGAGGTGGCCGATGCTGTCTGAGTCCCCGGAAAGCCCAACCCAGGCGTCAAGCTCGCGGTCATagtgcgcgcggccggcgaacGGCAGCGCCCACTCGCCGTGCCGCTTCCActcgtgctcgtgctcgtgctccGCCGTGTCGAAGGcgaaggtggtggcggcggaggcgccctTCGTGATGCTGACGAAAATGGTGTGCCCGTCGGGGTGCACGGCGTAGGCGGCGACGTGCCTGCGCTCGAACGGCGGGTCGGGGAGCTCAAGCCACGACCACGCTCTGGCCTCCTCGCCGTAGGCCGGCCTGTAGAACTGCACCGGCGGCGGGTCGAGCGGGTCGAGCCGGTCgaaggtgccgtcggcgagagcGAAGAGCCTGCCGCCGGCGGGGATGTAGATGGGGTCGGCCCCGGTTGTCTCCATCCGAGGGGCAAACAGGCAGCTCCGCATGCGGACGTCGAAGACGGGGAAGTGGCCCTCGAGCACGGAAgaaagcgccgccgccggggctatGGGATGCATAGCCAAGATCTTGGAGTCGAAGGCGGCAGCGAAGTACGTGGGCAGCCCGCGCTGTGCCTCGACGCGGAAGATGGCCGGCGGCAGGCGCTGGTCGCCGGTGCAGGCCAGCTCCCACCCGCCTGAGAAGCGGGCGGCCATCTTCCAACCAGGGGTTTCGTCGGAACCGCCGAAGCCATCGGACGACAGATCTACCTTGCGGATACTGTAACCGCTCGGCCAGTCGTCGAGGATAAGGTAGagttgccgctgccgccgctttgccacacggccgccgccgcgctcgagaGCCCGCCGCTTCGCCGCACGGCCGCCGCAGCGCTCCACGGCCCACCGCTTCGCCATCTCTGCGAGCGGAAATTGCAGATTTGATTTCCTATACCCTAGTAGGAGCCCTGCAATTCGGGTCCGAAACGGCTCAAATTGTCAATCTGAATCGAATCCGGGAGGCCCCAAAGAGAAGGAAATTTACAGGACCGTCCGCAGAGGAGAGGGGCCGCTGAGTGACGGTCCTGCTTCTTTGAGTGTCAACAGATAAGATTTTCAGCTAATCACCAAACTATAAAAAGGCGCTGTTCTTGGACTAGGAAAAGATTCCAACACTGGGGGGTGCGAAGCAAATTATCTGAAGCGATGGTGTAAACTAGGGGGCAAAAGAACTGAACTCAAGAAGAGAGTATACAACAAAGAATTCAGCAGAACACAAGTGCAGGACTATGTGAAAGAGCTAAGCAATATACAAGCATGGCGCCAGCATAGGCGAACTGTAGAGGTCGCCCCATGACACATCACATTCGCAAAGCCTTAGGACCAGCACACTTCTTCCCCAACCAAAACATCGATAAAATTATTCAAAACACCGAGCAGCAGTTAGCGGAGGAGGATAAGTTAATGTATATTCACCATATGCTGTGCAACTTGATTTTGCTGTCTTACTCTTTACACGCTAACCAAGTAACCAGGGTCCAGGGCTCGCTGCTCCAAACTGTTACCAAAAAAATTTGACGAACTTTTGGCTAAGGTTTCTAACACCAGTTTGTGAATTTCCTTCTCTTAATCTACACTGGGGAGGTAGCTCTTCAAGAACATGTCTACGAGTACACCAAAAGCTTGATGAAATGTCTAAACATCTGTAAGAATTATAGATGATACAATCATGACATAggccaggaagaagaacatgACAATCTGGATGAAGAACTTCGGGTTGTCCCTCAAACTTGGGCCCACCACTGATCTACTGCTTGAGAATACAAGAATAAACTTTCAGTTATGTAAACTCAGCGCTGAGCAAGAACAGTGCAACGAACATGTCGCATATCATACCTGGCAATCCGCTGTGAGAGCCGATGGAAGGGCAGACTCTGAATGAAAACAACACCTGGTCCCGTGAGAGATGCTGTTAGCTGGTTTTCACCCTGCATACAACGATGTTTATCAGTGCaaggaaaataaagaaataTGAATATAAGCAATTAACAAGGAAACATGAAGCATGGGCTGGAAGAAAAGGCACTCACCCCAAAGACTGCTCTTCTAAGTTGGTTAGGGCTCTTCAATTGGAAGTTGATGGTAGTTGTCATAGCCACAATACAAGCAGCATCAACAGTAATAACCTCTTGGGGAGCAAGGATTTTCTGCATGACTAGAAAAATTGACAGCAAAGTCTTCCAGTTAATAGGAGGATCCCATCCACATGTTACCAAAGTCAAGAATAACTTGCTAgactaaaaaaaaaaggatatgaGATCACATCTTGTTCATAGAAAACAAACTGAGGTCTCGTACCTAGCGGCTGGTCTGCTACTATAGAAATTTATGTGTAATTACCAAATGATGTACACAGCAAGTATGTTAACAACATCTATATCTGTTAACATAATGTGCCAACCTAATGTTGCATGTAAAATTTACTACAAACCATATCATTTTCCAGCAGTGTATCCTAAACCATTTACGGCATTAAAGCTCATCTTTTTAAGTACAATACCTAAAATTTCTGTCCAATTTGCATTGCTAAAGTGCAGAATGACATTACAATTTCAAATACTGATATCTATCGCAGTATGTGGCACAAGTGTGAAAAGTCCGTACCTGATCCACCGCCGACAAGAAAAGCCATCCCCTGGCCCCTAAGCTTTTGTTTAAGGATCATCTGGAGAAAAAATGTATAGCTTTCATATTCCAGCATGCAACTTAACAGGGAAACATAGATAAAAGAACCAAAAGGTACATATCTTGTCATATCCAAAGTAGCAATATAACTCAACAGTTAACCAACCTCTGCACCAATCTCAATATTCCGTGGTCGTGGCTCAACTGTACTGGTGACTGACACATCATTGACTGAACACAGAAAAGCATCTGCCTACAATGATAATTCAGTATATGAAGTTCTCTTGAATTTCAAGCAAAGTTCTCTTGAATTTCAATCAAACTTTGCTAAGAACTTACATGGCAAAGAAGTTCTCCACC is a genomic window containing:
- the LOC117840013 gene encoding uncharacterized protein isoform X1; its protein translation is MAAPFFSTPFQPYVYQSQQGSVTAFQISGGDVQVLQVMLKSQEKLTAKPGTMCYMSGNMQMDNNYLPENDGGVWQWIFGKSVSSTVFFNTGSDDGYVGIAAPFPGRILPVDLANFGGELLCHADAFLCSVNDVSVTSTVEPRPRNIEIGAEMILKQKLRGQGMAFLVGGGSVMQKILAPQEVITVDAACIVAMTTTINFQLKSPNQLRRAVFGGENQLTASLTGPGVVFIQSLPFHRLSQRIASSRSVVGPSLRDNPKFFIQIVMFFFLAYVMIVSSIILTDV
- the LOC117840013 gene encoding uncharacterized protein isoform X2, with product MAAPFFSTPFQPYVYQSQQGSVTAFQISGGDVQVLQVMLKSQEKLTAKPGTMCYMSGNMQMDNNYLPENDGGVWQWIFGKSVSSTVFFNTGSDDGYVGIAAPFPGRILPVDLANFGGELLCHADAFLCSVNDVSVTSTVEPRPRNIEIGAEMILKQKLRGQGMAFLVGGGSVMQKILAPQEVITVDAACIVAMTTTINFQLKSPNQLRRAVFGGENQLTASLTGPGVVFIQSLPFHRLSQRIASRSVVGPSLRDNPKFFIQIVMFFFLAYVMIVSSIILTDV